Proteins encoded by one window of Salvia splendens isolate huo1 chromosome 5, SspV2, whole genome shotgun sequence:
- the LOC121804404 gene encoding exocyst complex component SEC5B-like, with amino-acid sequence MSSDDDLDEDELLQMALKEQSQRNVNYQKPSSKSKPVRNFVQPARVGAHKIAHAVHHHHKKGHHKKKKQLEEEEEEDSEVEMLSISSGDEDDRGGAAAKNRGGGKKHADKAWDGGEPSCWKHVDETELARRVREMRDAKAVPVLPKYDPKPKNLTTVQSLPRGMEWVDPLGLGLINHKTFRLISDNIGSATFTTDVEPLDQSAREKLNYYSENFDAKLFLSRVHQDTSAAELEAGAFALKNDLKGRTQQRKQLVKENFDCFVSCKTTIDDIELKLKRIEEDPDGAGTTQLFNSIEGVSSLANRAFGPLFERQAQAEKIRSVQGMLQRFRTLFNLPSAIRGNISKGEYDLAVREYRKAKSIVLPSHVGILKRVLEEVEKVMQEFKAMLYKTMEDPNIDLTSLENTVRLLLELEPESDPIKHYLNIQNQKIRGLLEKCTLAHEARMENMQDELREKALSDAKWRQIQQDMNQSSALDHYLAGDVLPAEMTSEELDALRARYIRQLTGVLIHHIPAFWKVALSVSSGKFAKSSQVSADTNTSGSVNRVEVGDTLDEVAGMIRNTLSAYESKVLGTFRDLEESNILSPHMNDAVKEVSRAGQAFEAKESAPPVAVSAIRTLEYEISKIYIVRLCSWMRSSIEEISKDESWVPVSILERNKSPYSISSLPLAFRAVMISAMDQINEMLHSLQSESSKSEDAFAQLQEIQESVRLALLNCLLDFAGHLEHIGSELTQNRPDIGSLHFQNGYSHEPVEISDDPLPGSITDPHQKFLMVLSNIGYCKDELSVELYGKYKNIWLQQSSGKVEDDGDIQELVISFTGLEEKVIEQYTLAKTNLIREAATSYLLDAGVQWGAAPAIKGVRDAAVDLLHTLVAVHAEVFSGCKPLLDKVLGILVEGLIDILLGLFNENKSRDLRALDPSGFCQLMLELEYFETILNPYFTHDARESLKSLQGVLLEKAIETVTESDQPRATRGSDDAMADDRLSGSSASPDDLIALAQQYSSELLQSELERTRINTACFVESLPLDSIPESAKAAYASFRGSMDSPSRNYRNSPSFNGSPGYSRQRQR; translated from the exons ATGTCGAGCGACGACGATTTGGATGAGGACGAGCTACTGCAGATGGCTCTGAAGGAGCAATCGCAGCGCAATGTCAATTACCAGAAGCCGTCGTCTAAGTCGAAGCCCGTGCGCAACTTCGTCCAGCCGGCACGCGTCGGCGCCCATAAGATCGCCCACGCAGTGCACCATCATCATAAGAAGGGGCACCATAAGAAAAAGAAGCAattggaggaagaagaagaagaggattcCGAGGTGGAGATGCTGAGCATTTCATCCGGGGACGAGGATGATCGCGGCGGCGCGGCTGCTAAGAACCGCGGTGGCGGTAAGAAGCATGCCGATAAGGCGTGGGATGGGGGGGAGCCGAGTTGCTGGAAGCATGTTGATGAAACTGAG CTGGCCAGGAGAGTCCGTGAAATGAGGGATGCGAAAGCAGTTCCTGTGCTCCCAAAGTATGATCCCAAGCCTAAAAATTTGACCACTGTACAGTCACTTCCCCGCGGCATGGAGTGGGTGGATCCTCTTGGATTGGG GCTAATTAACCACAAGACGTTCAGATTGATCAGCGACAACATAGGAAGTGCCACTTTCACCACTGACGTGGAACCTCTTGATCAAAGTGCACGCG AAAAATTGAACTATTACTCAGAGAACTTTGATGCAAAACTTTTTTTATCACGAGTCCACCAAGATACTAGTGCGGCCGAATTGGAAGCTGGTGCCTTTGCATTAAAGAATGATCTTAAAGGACGCACCCAACAGAGAAAGCAGTTGGTCAAAGAGAACTTTGATTGTTTTGTTTCATGCAAAACAACTATTGATG ATATTGAATTAAAACTGAAACGAATTGAGGAAGATCCTGATGGTGCTGGAACAACTCAGTTGTTCAATAGTATTGAGGGAGTTAGTTCACTTGCTAATCGTGCTTTTGGACCTCTATTTGAGAGACAG GCTCAAGCGGAGAAGATTAGGTCTGTCCAAGGAATGCTTCAGAGGTTTCGAACACTATTTAACCTGCCCAGTGCAATTCGTGGTAACATTAGTAAGGGTGAATATGATTTGGCAGTAAGAGAGTACCGAAAAGCGAAGTCAATTGTTCTGCCTTCTCAT GTGGGAATTCTCAAACGTGTTCTTGAAGAGGTCGAAAAAGTAATGCAAGAGTTCAAAGCCATGCTTTACAAGACCATGGAAGATCCAAATATTGATCTAACAAGT CTTGAAAATACTGTGCGGCTTCTACTGGAGCTTGAACCTGAGTCCGATCCTATAAAGCATTATTTGAATATACAG AACCAAAAAATTAGAGGGTTGCTTGAAAAATGCACTTTGGCTCATGAAGCAAGAATGGAGAATATGCAGGATGAGCTTCGTGAAAAAGCACTTTCTGATGCTAAGTGGAGGCAAATTCAGCAAGATATGAATCAATCA TCAGCTTTGGATCACTATCTGGCTGGAGATGTGCTTCCAGCAGAAATGACCAGCGAAGAACTTGATGCTCTTCGCGCTAGATATATTCGCCAATTAACTGGTGTGCTTATCCATCACATACCTGCTTTCTGGAAAGTTGCACTTTCAGTGTCAAGCGGAAAATTCGCAAAG TCTTCCCAAGTGTCTGCTGATACAAATACAAGTGGTTCTGTGAATAGAGTCGAGGTGGGCGATACTCTTGATGAAGTTGCTGGGATGATACGCAATACTCTATCAGCATACGAGTCTAAG GTCCTTGGTACATTTCGCGATCTTGAGGAATCCAACATCCTCAGTCCTCACATGAATGATGCTGTAAAGGAGGTCTCCAGGGCTGGCCAAGCTTTTGAAGCAAAAGAATCTGCCCCTCCAGTTGCTG TCTCTGCGATAAGGACACTTGAATATGAGATCTCAAAAATCTACATAGTCAGGCTTTGTTCTTGGATGCGGAGTTCAATAGAAGAGATATCAAAAGATGAATCTTGGGTTCCTGTGTCTATCTTAGAAAGAAACAAGTCACCGTATTCAATCTCATCATTGCCTCTTGCATTCCGGGCAGTTATGATCTCCGCTATGGATCAAATCAATGA GATGCTTCATTCTTTGCAAAGTGAATCATCAAAATCTGAAGATGCTTTTGCTCAGCTTCAAGAAATTCAAGAATCAGTTAGACTTGCTCTGTTGAACTGTTTGTTGGATTTTGCTG GTCACTTGGAGCATATCGGCTCTGAACTTACACAGAATAGACCAGACATTGGAAGCCTGCACTTCCAAAATGGATATTCTCATGAACCAGTTGAAATATCTGATGATCCTCTTCCTGGAAGCATTACTGACCCACATCAAAAGTTCCTGATGGTCCTAAGCAATATTGGGTATTGCAAAGACGAACTTTCTGTGGAGTTGTATGGGAAATACAAAAATATATGGCTACAACAGTCCAG CGGTAAAGTTGAGGATGATGGTGACATTCAAGAGCTGGTTATATCTTTTACTGGTCTTGAAGAGAAGGTCATCGAACAGTATACTCTGGCCAAG ACAAATTTGATTAGAGAAGCCGCAACAAGCTACTTGTTGGATGCTGGAGTTCAGTGGGGAGCAGCACCTGCGATCAAA GGTGTCAGAGATGCCGCTGTTGACCTACTTCACACCCTGGTAGCTGTACATGCAGAG GTATTTTCTGGCTGCAAGCCTTTGCTGGACAAGGTTCTCGGAATTCTTGTTGAAGGCCTGATCGATATACTTCTTGGTCTGTTTAATGAAAACAAAAGTAGAGATCTTAGGGCATTGGATCCAAGTGGATTTTGTCAGCTTATGCTTGAG CTTGAATATTTCGAAACCATATTGAATCCCTATTTCACTCACGATGCAAGAGAGTCTCTCAAGTCCTTACAAGGGGTCCTGCTAGAGAAGGCTATAGAAACTGTCACAGAGTCTGATCAGCCCCGGGCTACACGTGGAAGTGATGATGCAATGGCAGATGACAGGCTGTCGGGATCATCTGCATCCCCGGATGACCTCATT GCGCTCGCTCAACAGTACAGCTCGGAACTACTTCAATCTGAGCTGGAGAGGACAAGGATCAACACTGCGTGCTTCGTGGAGTCGCTTCCATTGGACTCTATACCAGAATCAGCCAAAGCAGCGTATGCTTCGTTTAGAGGGTCGATGGATTCTCCCAGCAGAAACTACAGGAACTCGCCGTCTTTTAATGGCTCACCAGGTTACTCCAGGCAAAGACAGAGATAA
- the LOC121801974 gene encoding sm-like protein LSM3A: MGSEEENAVKEPLDLIRLSLDERIYVKLRHDRELRGRLHAYDQHLNMILGDVEEIVTTVEIDDETYEEIVRTTRRTVPFLFVRGDGVILVSPPLRTA; encoded by the exons atgGGAAGCGAAGAGGAGAACGCCGTCAAAGAGCCATTGGATCTCATTCGTCTCAGCCTCGACGAGCGCATCTACGTCAAGCTCCGCCACGACCGCGAGCTCCGTGGAAGGCTCCat GCTTATGATCAGCATTTGAACATGATTCTGGGTGATGTTGAAGAGATTGTTACAACAGTTGAGATAGATGATGAAACGTATGAGGAAATTGTCAGG ACCACGAGACGCACGGTGCCATTCTTATTCGTCAGAGGGGATGGTGTCATTTTGGTGTCACCACCACTTAGAACAGCCTGA
- the LOC121805616 gene encoding trihelix transcription factor DF1-like — translation MMLGVSGLMGSSGDGAAAVAAESGGASGGSSEVGASSSIPAEDIGGGGNRWPRQETLALLRIRSDMDAAFRDSSLKGPLWEEISRKMAELGFQRSAKKCKEKFENVYKYHKRTKDGRASKSDGKTYRFFDQLEALENAPPPPFTPPPPLRQMAVSSLPMPPISQIAATVPSTCSPMPLTVLPPPIHTSDHLIMNSAPFHPPPQPRSDSASTSSTSSDEDIQRRRGKKRKWKDFFQRLMTDVIHKQEDLQRKFLDTLEHRERERVAREEAWRVQEMARMNREHDFLAQERSMAAAKDAAVIAFLQKLTDQNNIPIPTPSPTPITTTTNVVSTTPAMQPQSQPPLPPQQQTAAVAVPVQVQVPEPVLVPEPEPARLAKAPDTPRADNGGGGDGSNLASSSRWPKAEVQALINLRTGLDTKYQESGPKGLLWEEISSAMGKMGYNRSSKRCKEKWENINKYFKKVKESSKKRPDDSKTCPYFHQLDAIYKERAKTEAVVSINAEPIMARPEQQWPLPEQLNPALPLPDHESENNDDDDDDDDSDEDEGGDYKMVANKQPPE, via the exons ATGATGCTCGGCGTCTCAGGCCTCATGGGGAGCTCCGGCGACGGCGCCGCTGCGGTAGCTGCGGAGAGCGGCGGAGCAAGCGGCGGAAGCAGCGAGGTCGGCGCCTCCAGCTCCATCCCCGCTGAGGATATTGGCGGCGGCGGAAACCGCTGGCCGCGGCAGGAGACTCTGGCTTTGCTGCGGATTCGCTCGGATATGGACGCTGCTTTTCGAGATTCAAGCCTTAAAGGTCCGTTATGGGAAGAGATTTCGAG GAAAATGGCGGAGCTTGGATTTCAACGAAGCGCGAAGAAATGCAAAGAGAAATTCGAGAACGTGTACAAGTACCACAAGAGGACAAAAGACGGCCGCGCCTCGAAATCCGACGGCAAAACGTATCGATTCTTCGATCAGTTAGAGGCGTTGGAGAACGCTCCTCCGCCGCCGTTCACACCTCCGCCTCCGCTGCGGCAAATGGCGGTGAGCTCTTTACCAATGCCGCCGATATCGCAGATCGCGGCTACTGTTCCATCCACTTGCAGCCCGATGCCTTTGACCGTGCTGCCGCCTCCGATCCACACCTCCGACCATCTCATCATGAATTCCGCTCCTTTCCATCCGCCGCCGCAGCCGCGCTCGGATTCCGCGTCGACGAGCTCCACATCGTCGGACGAGGACATACAGCGGCGGAGGGGGAAGAAGCGGAAATGGAAGGATTTCTTCCAGAGATTGATGACGGATGTGATCCACAAGCAGGAGGATTTGCAGCGGAAGTTCCTCGACACGCTAGAGCACCGCGAGCGCGAACGCGTTGCGCGGGAGGAGGCGTGGCGGGTGCAGGAGATGGCCAGGATGAACCGCGAGCATGATTTCCTGGCCCAGGAAAGGTCGATGGCCGCGGCGAAAGACGCCGCGGTGATCGCATTTTTGCAGAAACTCACAGACCAAAACAACATCCCAATCCCAACCCCATCCCCAACCCCAatcactactactactaatgtAGTTTCCACAACGCCTGCAATGCAGCCACAATCACAGCCTCCATTGCCACCGCAGCAGCAGACTGCCGCGGTTGCGGTTCCAGTACAGGTACAAGTACCAGAACCAGTACTTGTaccagaaccagaaccggcGCGTCTGGCAAAAGCGCCAGACACGCCAAGAGCGGACAACGGGGGAGGCGGGGACGGTTCGAATTTGGCGAGCTCATCGCGGTGGCCGAAGGCCGAGGTGCAAGCGCTGATCAACTTGCGGACGGGCCTCGACACGAAGTATCAAGAGAGCGGGCCGAAGGGCCTGTTGTGGGAGGAGATATCGAGCGCGATGGGGAAAATGGGCTACAATCGGAGCTCGAAAAGATGCAAAGAGAAATGGGAAAACATAAACAAATACTTCAAGAAGGTGAAGGAGAGCAGCAAGAAGAGGCCGGACGACTCGAAAACGTGCCCGTATTTCCACCAGCTCGACGCCATATACAAAGAGCGGGCGAAGACCGAAGCCGTCGTTTCCATCAACGCAGAGCCGATCATGGCCCGGCCCGAGCAGCAGTGGCCGCTGCCTGAGCAGCTGAACCCCGCATTGCCCTTGCCGGACCACGAGAGCGAGAATAACgatgatgacgacgacgacgacgacagCGATGAAGACGAAGGAGGTGACTACAAAATGGTGGCTAACAAGCAGCCGCCGGAGtga